The following coding sequences lie in one Fusarium poae strain DAOMC 252244 chromosome 1, whole genome shotgun sequence genomic window:
- the BBP1 gene encoding Branchpoint-bridging protein, with the protein MSWRNQGITGSNNIPLGKRRFGDEEEEKFNGGDAAVDRDLKRGRDPEPRSEADGPRRRKKRNRWGDASENKAAGLMGLPTAILSNMTSEQLEAYTLHLRIEEISQKLRIDDVVPADGDRSPSPAPQYDNHGRRINTREYRYRKRLEDERHKLIEKAMKTIPNYHPPQDYRRPTKTQEKVYVPVNDYPEINFIGLLIGPRGNTLKKMEGDSGAKIAIRGKGSVKEGKGRSDAAHASNQEEDLHCLIMADTEDKVNKAKKLIHNVIETAASIPEGQNELKRNQLRELAALNGTLRDDENQACQNCGKIGHRKYDCPEKQNYTASIICRVCGNAGHMARDCPDRQRGASWRNSDGAARPAGRIDSGDAVDREYEQLMQELGGGSSGPPARIEAGPGAQDNGSAKPWERGPTGGPAPWRSRNQDSNEGGSAAPWARERGGRNQDSGAGNGGDSYYGQAYGGASGAAAPWQQQAPGTQAGYGAYPGYGAYGAAPGMAAPPGLGAPGGAPPPPPGAPPGLGDINAFIQQYAGAAPPPPPPSGDAPPPPPSDQPPPPPPPGA; encoded by the exons ATGTCGTGGAGAAACCAGGGAATCACCGGTTCCAACAACATCCCCCTGGGAAAGCGACGCTTCGgggatgaggaagaggagaagtTCAACGGTGGCGACGCCGCTGTTGATCGCGACTTGAAGCGAGGACGCGACCCTGAGCCTCGCAGCGAAGCTGATGGACCTCGACGACGTAAGAAGCGAAACAGATGGGGTGATGCATCCGAGAACAAAGCAGCTGGTCTCATGGGCTTGCCCACTGCTATCTTGTCAAACATGACAAGTGAACAGCTCGAGGCCTACACACTGCATTTGCGAATCGAGGAAATCTCCCAGAAGCTACGCATCGACGATGTCGTCCCAGCTGATGGTGATCG ATCACCTTCTCCCGCGCCTCAGTACGACAACCACGGCCGACGTATTAACACACGAGAATACCGATACCGCAAGCGACTCGAAGATGAACGACATAAGCTCATTGAGAAAGCCATGAAGACCATTCCTAACTACCACCCGCCTCAGGATTACCGCAGACCTACAAAAACCCAGGAGAAGGTCTACGTTCCTGTCAACGATTACCCGGAGATTAACTTCA TTGGTTTACTTATCGGCCCTCGTGGTAACACTCTAAAGAAAATGGAGGGAGACTCAGGTGCCAAGATCGCCATTCGTGGCAAGGGCTCCGTCAAGGAGGGCAAAGGCCGGTCTGATGCTGCGCATGCCAGTAACCAGGAAGAAGATCTGCATTGTCTCATCATGGCCGATACTGAAGACAAGGTCAATaaggccaagaagctcaTCCACAACGTCATCGAGACT GCTGCATCGATTCCTGAAGGCCAGAACGAACTCAAGCGTAACCAGCTCCGAGAACTCGCCGCCCTCAACGGTACCCTCCGAGACGACGAGAACCAGGCTTGCCAGAACTGTGGCAAGATCGGTCACCGCAAGTATGACTGCCCTGAGAAGCAGAACTACACTGCCAGTATCATCTGTCGCGTCTGTGGTAACGCGGGCCACATGGCTCGCGATTGTCCCGACCGCCAGCGTGGTGCCAGCTGGCGTAACAGCGATGGTGCAGCCCGACCTGCTGGTCGTATCGATAGCGGAGATGCCGTTGACCGTGAATACGAG CAACTCATGCAAGAGCTTGGTGGAGGATCTTCTGGACCCCCTGCGCGCATTGAGGCTGGCCCTGGCGCTCAGGACAACGGCAGCGCGAAGCCGTGGGAACGAGGCCCTACCGGTGGACCTGCACCATGGCGCAGCCGTAACCAAGATTCTAACGAAGGAGGATCGGCAGCTCCCTGGGCCCGAGAACGCGGCGGTCGCAACCAGGATAGCGGCGCCGGTAATGGCGGTGACAGTTACTACGGGCAAGCATATGGCGGTGCTTCAGGCGCTGCTGCTCCATGGCAGCAACAAGCTCCTGGAACTCAGGCTGGGTATGGCGCGTATCCTGGATATGGTGCCTATGGTGCTGCTCCTGGAATGGCCGCTCCGCCTGGTCTTGGGGCTCCTGGTGGTGCCcctccacctcctcctgGTGCTCCTCCTGGACTGGGTGACATTAATGCCTTCATCCAGCAGTATGCTGGTGCAGCtcctcctccgccgccgcccTCTGGTGACGCCCCGCCACCACCTCCCAGTGATCagcctcctccacctccacctcccGGTGCCTAA
- a CDS encoding hypothetical protein (BUSCO:31243at5125), giving the protein MSGKTFNVGIVGYGMSAKIFHIPFLTQTPQFKLHAIVQRSPKEGNSAPADYPDIKHYTDYKQLFADSDVDLIIISTPPNNHFELTKAALESGKHVLTEKPFVPTSAEADKLIEIAKQNGKLLIVYQNRRWDSDFVTLQKLISEGTLGRIFQFDNHFDRYRMVPSNNWKLDLPISQGGSALFDLGTHLIDQAYILFGKPQSVHGRLLSQRSGKFDFENPDGVSAELTYPDGLIVNIRISVLSAELEQPRFWVRGTKGSFRKLGLDTQEDALKAGTKATDEGFGKEDPARYKLIVVDENEKAKEQPLSSIEVPTYKAFYAQLAKAVETGKEEYVPVKASEARDVLQIIEGVFESAKTGKDVTFA; this is encoded by the exons ATGAGCGGAAAGACATTTAACGTGGGCATCGTGGGATATGG CATGTCTGCCAAAATCTTCCACATCCCCTTCCTTACTCAGACTCCCCAGTTCAAGCTGCATGCCATCGTCCAGCGATCTCCCAAGGAGGGCAACTCAGCGCCTGCTGACTACCCCGATATCAAGCACTACACAGACTACAAGCAACTCTTTGCTGACTCCGATGTCGACTTGATCATTATCAGCACTCCTCCCAACAACCACTTCGAACTCACAAAGGCTGCTCTCGAGTCCGGAAAGCATGTCTTGACCGAGAAGCCTTTCGTGCCTACTTCTGCTGAGGCCGACAAGCTCATCGAGATTGCCAAGCAGAACGGAAAGCTCCTTATTGTTTACCAGAACCGACGATGGGACTCTGATTTCGTTACCCTCCAGAAGCTCATTTCTGAGGGTACACTGGGCCGTATCTTCCAGTTTGATAACCACTTTGACCGTTACCGAATGGTCCCCTCCAACAACTGGAAGTTGGATTTGCCCATCTCTCAGGGTGGCAGTGCCCTTTTTGATTTGGGAACGCATCTCATTGATCAGGCCTATATCCTCTTCGGCAAGCCTCAGTCTGTCCATGGTCGTCTCCTCTCTCAGCGCAGCGGCAAGTTTGACTTTGAGAACCCCGACGGTGTCTCAGCTGAATTGACCTACCCTGATGGTCTTATTGTCAACATCCGCATCAGCGTCCTCAGTGCCGAGCTTGAGCAGCCTCGTTTCTGGGTCCGCGGTACAAAGGGCAGCTTCCGCAAGCTGGGTCTTGACACGCAAGAAGATGCGCTCAAGGCCGGCACAAAGGCTACTGACGAAGGTTTCGGAAAGGAGGACCCTGCACGATACAAATTGATTGTTGTTGACGAGAacgagaaggccaaggagcaACCTCTCTCCTCTATTGAGGTTCCTACTTACAAGGCCTTCTATGCCCAGCTCGCAAAGGCTGTTGAGACTGGAAAGGAAGAGTATGTGCCTGTCAAGGCCAGCGAAGCTCGAGATGTTTTGCAGATCATCGAGGGTGTTTTCGAGAGTGCCAAGACTGGCAAGGACGTTACTTTTGCTTAA
- a CDS encoding hypothetical protein (MEROPS:MER0001911~TransMembrane:9 (i12-31o425-448i482-501o507-530i542-561o573-593i709-733o745-764i776-797o)~BUSCO:4784at5125): MRAKNPLAFRPGPVTFWTTVIYIALLIPLIWVHETVPPAPADRSLYQGLNLTEAWLDLQAISRTYHPYNSHENDRVREFLIDRTKEILHRNDVSYTTETIGGVDWYSRTSSLENLNPFDSPKETVQAKPRGATLFDDRTSNVSWTYNTARRMGSNISKGTWLAQYFEGNNYYVYIHGTDDPEGEWWRDESKYKKFHGQGGVLVNCHFDSVSTGYGATDDGMSCVSMLQLLSYFTLKGRQPKNGIVLLFNNAEEDGLLGARAFGYSPLLHFTHTFVNLEGAGAGGRALLFRTTDLQAAKAYSKSPHPLGSVVAANAFERGVIKSATDYEIFADIFGQRGLDIAFYAPRARYHTNQDDARHTSVNSIWHMLSAALASTEHLSKTTGTIFNGDRSDGNSDLVQNGKQAEGVWFDIFGAAWAVFALRGLFAWSLTLLVATPLVLMAFTYILVRKDKYYFFARDIKMHHDINDDPVTLGGWKGFFRFPFALAFAGGLTIAATLLVAKFNPLIIYSSGYAVWSMTLSIFYFSFWLIMRGSAFVRPSALHRGFVLIWLFALGWGVQVVCAVAEDRMHIGALYATVFFQSAIFLALLISLLEQFALLGKHDFALQLHDAHQARDVSSHGTEQESRPQADNEPAQAEADDGEGENEDATETTPLRAGESGYGSNAQTSFANTYRRSVADTSPAPPSMRRYQPFEHEQSWSGRLPSWTWILQFLLLAPIPVIMFGNLGLVVMTATQMTGTDGGSLLVPVLSLGILSIFLLLPLTPFMHRVTHHVPMFLFFVFVGTLIYNLVAFPFSANNRFKFYFQQVIDLDNGTDTVSIVGVEDYARSVISSLPSTTGQDIKCQPAVGRDLTDCQYDSSSLTPNLYKDKSPKQLVSIETVDGSDGSKARIRIDAVDSRLCYVRTSRPIYGFAVDGASARDPRFGKFPSEGFSSVQLWRRDRDRPWTLNLYLNERNALAVAESEQEESEVLGDEELKTRKIEQAADRLEITVSCAWSDANTPGTIPALDELLKYMPTWAAVTKKNVGLVEVRKTHKV; encoded by the exons ATGAGGGCTAAGAATCCCCTTGCCTTCCGGCCAGGGCCTGTGACTTTTTGGACTACTGTCATATATATCGCCCTTCTTATACCTCTTATATGGGTTCACGAGACTGTCCCTCCGGCTCCGGCTGATCGCTCATTATATCAAGGCCTCAACCTCACCGAGGCGTGGCTGGATTTACAGGCCATTAGTCGCACTTATCACCCTTACAACAGTCACGAGAATGATCGAGTGCGCGAGTTTCTTATCGACCGCACAAAGGAAATTCTGCATCGAAACGACGTTTCATATACGACCGAGACTATTGGTGGTGTTGACTGGTATTCTAG AACCTCTTCTCTTGAAAACCTAAACCCATTTGACAGCCCCAAAGAGACAGTGCAGGCCAAACCTCGTGGGGCCACTCTCTTTGACGACAGAACCTCCAATGTCTCTTGGACTTACAACACCGCCAGGCGCATGGGCTCTAACATCTCCAAAGGGACATGGTTGGCACAATACTTCGAAGGAAATAACTACTATGTCTACATTCACGGCACGGACGACCCCGAAGGTGAATGGTGGCGTGATGAATCCAAGTATAAGAAATTCCACGGCCAAGGAGGTGTTCTCGTCAACTGTCATTTTGACTC CGTTTCCACTGGATATGGCGCGACCGATGATGGAATGTCCTGCGTCTCGATGCTCCAGCTTCTGAGTTACTTCACGCTCAAAGGACGTCAACCCAAGAATGGCATCGTTCTGCTCTTCAACAATGCCGAGGAGGATGGTCTTCTTGGCGCTAGAGCTTTCGGTTATAGTCCCTTGTTGCATTTTACTCATACATTcgtcaatctcgaaggtgcTGGCGCCGGAGGCCGAGCCCTGCTTTTCCGTACTACTGATTTGCAGGCTGCCAAGGCGTACTCCAAGAGCCCCCATCCCCTCGGATCCGTTGTGGCTGCCAATGCTTTCGAACGAGGCGTTATTAAGAGTGCCACCGATTACGAGATCTTTGCAGACATATTTGGACAGCGTGGACTTGACATCGCTTTCTATGCACCTCGTGCTCGCTATCATACCAACCAAGACGATGCCCGACACACATCTGTTAACAGCATTTGGCATATGCTCTCAGCCGCCCTTGCTTCGACTGAGCATTTGTCCAAAACGACCGGTACCATTTTTAACGGTGATCGATCAGATGGCAACTCGGATCTTGTTCAGAATGGTAAACAGGCCGAGGGCGTCTGGTTTGATATCTTTGGCGCTGCATGGGCCGTGTTCGCGCTTAGGGGACTCTTTGCATGGTCGTTGACACTCCTCGTCGCTACTCCTCTAGTTCTCATGGCATTCACGTATATCCTAGTTCGCAAGGACAAGTACTACTTCTTCGCTCGAGACATCAAGATGCACCACGACATTAACGATGATCCGGTCACGTTGGGTGGTTGGAAGGGCTTCTTCCGTTTCCCTTTTGCGCTTGCCTTTGCTGGAGGATTGACTATCGCGGCTACACTTTTGGTTGCTAAGTTCAATCCATTAATCATCTACAGTAGCGGTTACGCCGT GTGGTCCATGACTTTGTCTATCTTTTACTTCTCTTTCTGGCTTATCATGCGAGGATCTGCCTTTGTTCGTCCAAGTGCCCTTCACCGAGGCTTCGTGCTAATCTGGCTTTTTGCTCTTGGGTGGGGTGTACAAGTTGTCTGCGCCGTGGCAGAAGACCGCATGCACATTGGTGCCCTTTATGCGACCGTGTTCTTCCAGTCGGCCATTTTCCTGGCTTTACTGATTTCTCTATTGGAGCAGTTTGCGCTGCTTGGCAAGCACGACTTTGCCCTTCAGCTGCACGATGCACATCAGGCGCGCGATGTCTCGAGCCACGGAACTGAACAGGAATCCAGACCACAAGCGGACAACGAACCTGCCCAAGCTGAGGccgatgatggtgagggCGAAAATGAAGATGCTACCGAGACAACGCCACTTAGAGCTGGCGAATCTGGCTACGGTTCCAATGCCCAAACATCATTCGCAAACACGTATCGTCGTTCGGTTGCCGACACTTCGCCTGCCCCGCCTAGTATGCGACGATACCAACCTTTCGAGCACGAGCAGAGTTGGTCTGGGCGTCTTCCCTCCTGGACTTGGATTCTTCAGTTCCTATTGCTGGCCCCGATTCCTGTTATCATGTTTGGCAATCTTGGATTAGTTGTGATGACCGCCACTCAGATGACGGGTACAGATGGAGGTAGTCTCCTTGTTCCTGTTTTGTCTCTGGGCATTCTAAGCATCTTTTTGTTGCTGCCGCTCACACCATTCATGCACCGGGTCACCCATCATGTGCCCATGTTCCTGTTCTTTGTCTTCGTTGGCACCTTGATCTACAATTTGGTGGCATTCCCCTTCTCTGCCAACAATCGCTTCAAATTTTACTTCCAGCAGGTGATTGATCTCGATAACGGCACCGACACAGTCTCTATCGTCGGAGTCGAGGATTATGCGCGCTCTGTTATCAGCTCGTTGCCGAGTACAACAGGTCAGGACATCAAGTGCCAGCCAGCCGTTGGGCGGGATCTAACAGACTGCCAATACGACTCTTCTTCTCTGACTCCTAACTTGTATAAGGACAAGTCACCCAAGCAGCTCGTCTCGATCGAGACGGTTGACGGAAGCGATGGATCGAAAGCACGAATTCGAATCGACGCCGTAGATTCTAGACTTTGCTACGTTCGCACATCTCGACCCATTTACGGATTTGCTGTTGATGGTGCAAGTGCACGAGATCCTCGCTTTGGGAAATTTCCTTCGGAGGGTTTCAGCAGCGTCCAACTCTGGCGACGTGATCGCGATCGACCCTGGACCTTGAATCTCTACTTGAATGAGCGCAATGCATTGGCTGTAGCAGAGtcagagcaagaagaaagcGAGGTGCTGGGAGACGAAGAACTGAAGACTAGAAAGATAGAGCAAGCAGCAGATCGTCTTGAAATCACAGTCAGCTGTGCCTGGAGCGATGCCAACACCCCTGGCACGATTCCTGCTCTTGACGAACTTCTTAAGTACATGCCTACTTGGGCAGCGGTCACCAAGAAGAACGTGGGACTTGTAGAAGTGCGCAAGACTCACAAAGTTTAA
- a CDS encoding hypothetical protein (TransMembrane:11 (o74-101i113-135o141-158i170-190o202-222i234-254o343-361i368-386o398-417i429-449o461-482i)), whose amino-acid sequence MTGLSSTDPLAARDASTLRSLSDTPTTHEMDDSPTVPLLQDYQRSSISSEQSVRQDITDNEAGKRTLAKIDRTIIPLLFITYMFNFMDKVILSSAAVFGLIEDTHLKGQQYSWVGSVFYLGYLLWTYPTTILVASLPIGKYLTANTIFWGLVVAFTAACQNFGGLLFMRFFLGIAEATITPGFMFLTSSWYTRDEMPTRVGIWFSGNSVGGLVASLLAFGVSHIDSTTIRPWRWMYVILGSMTFLWSVPLFFLLPDNISKATFLSPEERKITAQRVSTSGTGKTEGARWRWNQVHECLVDPKSWFIIGIELFTQIPNGGSQSFANIVVASFGFTNLQSTLINIPYSLLSAGIIAGSGYLAGRFRTLNCLLIIAVILPCVVGSALIYKRSHVPQSLHLFAYFLLSTGSAAMPLNMALVQSNYRGVTKKMTITAMLFVTYCLGNMAGPHFFLRSEDPLYETAFKAITVCYTLAIICATGLRVYLKRLNASRTQEEGIVGSAGSGGFARESAGEESSDPTANSEDSTDWQVVGFRYRL is encoded by the exons ATGACTGGCTTATCCTCCACCGATCCCTTGGCCGCGAGGGATGCTTCCACACTTCGCAGTCTCTCAGATACACCCACCACGCATGAAATGGACGACAGTCCAACTGTTCCTTTACTTCAGGACTATCAAAGAAGTTCTATATCCAGCGAGCAGTCGGTGCGCCAAGACATCACCGATAATGAAGCTGGAAAAAGAACATTGGCTAAAATTGACCGTACCATTATTCCTCTTTTGTTCATAACATACATGTTCAATTTCATGGACAAGGTCATATTGTCTAGTGCAGCTGTATTCGGGTTGATAGAAGACACT CATCTCAAAGGCCAACAGTACAGCTGGGTAGGAAGCGTCTTCTACCTAGGCTATCTACTTTGGACTTATCCAACTACCATTCTTGTTGCAAGCCTCCCCATTGGAAAGTATCTTACGGCCAATACGATATTCTGGGGCTTGGTCGTCGCTTTCACTGCCGCGTGTCAGAACTTTGGCGGTCTCTTGTTCATGCGGTTCTTCCTTGGCATTGCCGAAGCGACGATAACACCAGGCTTCATGTTCCTTACTTCATCATGGTACACACGCGATGAGATGCCGACCCGTGTGGGAATCTGGTTCTCGGGCAACTCTGTCGGGGGACTAGTCGCGAGTTTGCTCGCTTTCGGAGTAAGCCATATTGACAGCACGACAATACGACCTTGGAGATGGATGTATGTGATATTAGGCAGTATGACCTTTCTATGGTCTGTGCCCttgttcttcctccttcCTGACAACATATCAAAAGCCACCTTTCTCTCACCGGAAGAGCGAAAGATTACAGCGCAGCGTGTGTCTACTTCTGGTACTGGTAAAACCGAGGGTGCGCGCTGGAGGTGGAACCAAGTGCACGAGTGCTTGGTCGATCCCAAGTCCTGGTTCATCATTGGAATTGAACTATTCACTCAAATTCCAAATGGTGGCTCTCAAAGCTTTGCCAATATTGTTGTGGCATCTTTTGGGTTCACTAACTTGCAGTCTACATTAATCAACATACCGTACTCGCTTCTTTCAGCTGGGATAATTGCAGGAAGTGGCTATTTGGCTGGTCGCTTCCGCACCCTGAATTGTCTCCTCATCATTGCAGTAATACTACCGTGTGTTGTCGGCAGTGCCCTCATTTACAAACGGAGCCATGTACCCCAAAGCCTGCATCTATTTGCGTACTTTCTCCTTTCAACCGGATCTGCCGCAATGCCTCTCAATATGGCCCTTGTACAGTCCAACTATAGAGGAGTCACCAAGAAGATGACTATAACAGCCATGTTGTTTGTCACGTACTGCCTAGGAAACATGGCCGGACCACATTTCTTTCTCAGGTCCGAGGACCCGCTGTACGAAACTGCGTTCAAGGCGATCACGGTTTGCTACACTTTGGCTATAATTTGCGCTACGGGTTTGAGAGTTTATCTCAAACGGTTGAATGCAAGTCGTACACAAGAAGAGGGTATTGTGGGAAGTGCTGGCTCAGGAGGGTTCGCAAGAGAGAGCGCTGGGGAAGAGAGTAGTGATCCAACAGCAAATTCGGAGGATTCAACGGACTGGCAGGTTGTTGGATTCAGGTATAGACTGTAG
- a CDS encoding hypothetical protein (TransMembrane:1 (i168-189o)) yields MVPQIWLPSERSKGAEKKALIYYICGNPGLIEYYTDFLSNLRGLLDKTEKNTAYDIYGTNLLGFSDDDHEPFNSNHKPWGLDGQVEGMYDKITAKGEGYDFVILMGHSVGSYIAVEIFHRHMNNPERAPNLKLRHGFLLFPTLTHLARSSNGVQFVLLRRIIPFLDTVASLLARLLLGLLSVASVTWIVQRLLGFTHASADVTARWLKSRDGVLQAVHLGLTELEMICEEKWSEELWATAGEENGVPRFFLFYAKKDHWVHDAERNDIMEKRGHVSRIAVDEGDIPHAFCTRQDASLEVAKRTSTTGGEASRLEKGTWVCEDVGGGGE; encoded by the exons ATGGTTCCTCAAATATGGCTGCCCTCAGAACGCTCTAAGGGAGCCGAAAAGAAGGCCCTCATTTACTATATCTGTGGAAACCCAGGGCTTATTGAGTACTACACCGACTTCCTTAGTAACCTACGTGGTCTGCTAGATAAGACGGAGAAGAACACTGCGTACGACATATATGGTACCAATTTACTCGGGTTCAGTGACGATGATCACGAGCCGTTCAATTCAAACCACAAGCCTTGGGGTCTTGATGGACAGGTCGAGGGCATGTACGACAAAATCACGGCAAAGGGAGAAGGTTACGACTTTGTGATACTCATGGGCCATTCTGTTGGGTCATATATTGCGGTCGAGATATTCCATCGACACATGAACAACCCAGAAAGAGCGCCGAACCTCAAGCTACGACATGGGTTCCTTCTGTTTCCTACGCTGACGCACCTCGCTCGTTCTTCCAACGGCGTGCAGTTTGTGTTGCTGCGTCGCATCATTCCCTTTCTCGACACCGTCGCATCTCTACTCGCGCGGCTACTCCTCGGGCTATTGAGCGTAGCCAGCGTGACGTGGATCGTGCAACGTCTTTTGGGCTTCACCCACGCAAGCGCAGACGTCACAGCGCGATGGCTAAAGAGCAGAGATGGTGTGTTGCAGGCAGTTCATCTGGGGCTGACAGAGCTGGAGATGATCTGCGAGGAGAAATGGAGTGAAGAGCTTTGGGCTACAGCTGGAGAGGAGAATGGAGTGCCGAGgttctttttgttttatgCAAAGAAGGATCATTGGGTTCATGATGCGGAGAGAAATGACATTATGGAGAAGAGAGGACATGTGTCAAGGATCGCGGTTGATGAAGGGGATATTCCACATGCATTCTGCACGAGACAAG ATGCGAGTCTAGAGGTCGCGAAGAGA ACGTCGACCACTGGAGGCGAGGCTAGCCGTTTGGAGAAGGGAACATGGGTGTGTGAAGATGTTGGAGGTGGCGGCGAGTAA
- a CDS encoding hypothetical protein (SECRETED:SignalP(1-21)) yields the protein MKYSVAFVALAAVAAQAQSLADVPKCALPCLDKAIASETDCDKTDLACVCKGFSAVRSVATSCVINECGTDVAINEVLPATEGLCKNPPKESEDKPSTAEEKPTTTKVVVSTSVAVVETTTAAEEEKPTTTVAPVVPTTAAEEPVASTPAATPSKGPEQTNGAASLTGLGALAMAAFAALAL from the exons ATGAAGTACTCCGTCGCTTTCGTTGCTCTCGCCGCTGTTGCCGCTCAGGCTCAGTCTCTTGCCGACGTCCCCAAGTGCGCCCTTCCTTGCCTCGACAAGGCTATCGCCAGCGAGACCGACTGTGACAAGACCGACCTCGCCTGTGTCTGCAAGGGCTTCAGCGCTGTCCGATCCGTTGCTACCTCTTGTGTCATTAACGAGTGTGGTACCGACGTTGCCATCA ACGAGGTCCTCCCCGCTACCGAGGGTCTCTGCAAGAACCCTCCCAAGGAGTCTGAGGACAAGCCCTCCACTGCCGAGGAGAAGCCTACCACCACCAAGGTCGTTGTCAGCACCAGCGTCGCTGTCGTTGAgaccaccaccgccgccgaggaggagaagcccACCACCACTGTCGCTCCTGTTGTTCCCACCACCGCTGCTGAGGAGCCCGTCGCCAGCACCCCCGCTGCCACCCCTTCCAAGGGCCCTGAGCAGACCAACGGCGCTGCTAGCCTCACTGGTCTCGGTGCCCTTGCCATGGCTGCTTTCGCTGCCCTTGCTCTGTAA